A genomic region of Equus caballus isolate H_3958 breed thoroughbred chromosome 1, TB-T2T, whole genome shotgun sequence contains the following coding sequences:
- the TMX1 gene encoding thioredoxin-related transmembrane protein 1 gives MAPSRSAGVLAAVLLLLLCGATAGRRSDVRVLTDDNWRELLEGEWMIEFYAPWCPACQNLQPEWESFAEWGEDLEVNVAKVDVTEQPGLSGRFIITALPTIYHCKDGEFRRYQGPRTKKDFINFISEKEWKNIGPVSSWFGPGSILMGSMSALFQLSMWIRTWHNYFIEDLGLPVWGSYAVFALATLLSGLFLGLCMIFVADCLCPSKRRRPQPYPSKKLLPESSQPLKKVEEEQEADEEDVSEEEAERKEGTNTDFPQNAVRQRSVGPALAADQS, from the exons ATGGCGCCCTCCAGGAGTGCAGGGGTGCTTGCGGCcgtgctgctcctgctgctctgcGGGGCGACCGCCGGCCGGCGGAGCGACGTGCGCGTGCTCACGGACGACAACTGGCGGGAGCTGCTGGAAGGAGAGTGGATGATAGAGTT TTATGCTCCATGGTGTCCTGCTTGTCAGAATCTTCAACCAGAATGGGAAAGTTTTGCTGAGTGGGGAGAAGATCTCGAGGTTAATGTTGCAAAAGTAGACGTCACAGAGCAGCCAG GACTGAGTGGGCGATTTATCATAACTGCTCTTCCTACTATTTATCA TTGTAAAGATGGTGAATTTAGGCGCTATCAGGGCCCGAGGACTAAGAAGGACTTCATAAACTTCATCAGTGAGAAGGAGTGGAAGAATATTGGACCCGTTTCATCGTGGTTTGGTCCCGGTTCCATTCT gATGGGAAGTATGTCAGCACTCTTCCAGCTCTCCATGTGGATCAGG aCTTGGCATAACTATTTTATTGAAGACCTTGGATTACCAGTTTGGGGCTCATACGCAGTTTTTGCTTTAGCAACTCTGCTTTCTGGACTGTTTTTAGGACTT TGTATGATCTTTGTGGCAGACTGCCTTTGTCCTTCAAAGAGGCGCAGACCACAGCCGTACCCTTCCA aaaaattgttACCGGAGTCTTCTCAACCTTTgaaaaaagtggaagaggagCAAGAGGCTGATGAAGAAGATGtttcagaagaggaagctgaaaggaaagaaggaacaaacaCAGACTTTCCACAGAATGCCGTCAGACAGCGCTCCGTGGGGCCTGCCCTGGCCGCAGATCAATCCTAG